From the Chitinolyticbacter meiyuanensis genome, one window contains:
- a CDS encoding type I polyketide synthase, with the protein MNARHCDDPLDALTGMEIAIVGMAGRFPGADGIDAFWRNIRDGVESVRRFSDEQLRQRGVSEAALADQAYVKAGVVFDGMDQFDAGFFGYTPRDAEMLDPQQRVFLETAWQALEHAGYGDPAQAGVVSVHAGSGANLYLTRQLMPALALNGSQDIAAFLGALNGNDKDSLATRVAYKLDLRGPALSVQTACSTSLVAVHLACRGLLNHEADLALAGGVWLNLHQGEGYRHQQGAILSPDGHCRAFDEQAAGTAIGSGAGVVVLKRLTDALADGDTIHAVIKGSALNNDGADKVGYTAPSVNGQAEVILAAQSIAEVPADSIGYVEAHGTGTTLGDPIEIAALSQAFRHSTPRLGYCALGSVKTNIGHLDAAAGVAGLIKTTLALAHHTLPPSLNFRRANPNIDFAASPFYVNTSARPWPAGAAPRRAGVSSFGMGGTNVHLVLEEAPEHMATPAAERTQLLLVSARSAAARDAAAARLADALAGQPGLALPDVAHTLRLGRKRFAQRTVVLADDHAGAIDALCHTRTGQAYAGEALSAAPGLALLFPGQGAQHAGMGEALYRDEPVFRDAIDYCCERLQPQLGLDLRTLFHPQPGDEDAAAAQLGQTALTQPALFVQQYALAQLWLSWGAQPDALLGHSIGEYVAACIAGVFTLDDALALVAARGRLLQACPPGAMLAVGLPEQSLRTALPAGCDLAAINAPDLCVLAGPADAIDAAERTYAANGVALRRLRVSHAFHSALVAPMLAEFGALLAGIAMQPPRIPIASNVTGRWITPEQACDPAYWLEHLRGTVRFADGLATLLARPDRVLLEVGPGETLTSLARRHPALAGRPAIASQCHPDRRAQNARQPLRALAQLWVAGIELDVLARHTAGMRRVPLPSYPFERASYWITPAAGVAAAPARETGPAGWLYAPLWRRAVPQPDALPTGDGPVLLLADALGIATQLAARWRAAGRRVIVAEPGSRFDRVGADHFQVRVAERNDFAALLSEVGAITDIVHLWSLDGTQRRSTAELLARGFHSLLALAQALDSAGLAGQPLRLTVLADGVEDVDGSERLCAEKATLPAACKVLAQEYPHLACRLVDVIAAAMPDAAWLEAVCTEMAVADGPSPLALRGRHRWFKDYEAVTAPAASSRLREGGVYLITGGLGGVGLALARHLARRHRAQLVLLGRSALPPREQWPALIAKGEPAQAARLQAVLDLEAAGAEVLVLAADVADASAWPVVLAAVRQRFDALHGVIHAAGIAGGGIAAQRSRADAEAVLAPKLAARGLLDALGDAPLDFVLLCSSLSVLTGGFGQLDYCAANGFLDALAAETTTPQRPVLTVNWDVWRGLGMAAAQQLPDGIGIGAHDAGPLLEQLLAMPAASQLAVSTAPLQPLLAGQPSLALAERLGGETPPRRAGHPRPMLTTPFLAPEEGLEADLAVLWSEFLGITGIGADDSLFELGGDSLLAIQLLARVRQAYGVELHPGTLFRAPTIAALARQIETHLIEELENVQPAEPAPLAV; encoded by the coding sequence ATGAACGCGCGCCATTGCGACGACCCGCTCGATGCGTTGACCGGGATGGAGATCGCCATCGTCGGTATGGCCGGGCGCTTTCCCGGCGCCGACGGCATCGATGCCTTCTGGCGCAACATCCGTGATGGCGTCGAATCGGTCCGCCGGTTCAGCGACGAGCAATTGCGACAGCGCGGGGTGTCCGAGGCCGCGCTGGCCGACCAAGCCTACGTCAAGGCCGGCGTCGTGTTCGACGGCATGGACCAGTTCGATGCCGGCTTCTTCGGCTATACGCCGCGCGATGCCGAAATGCTCGATCCACAACAGCGAGTGTTCCTGGAAACCGCATGGCAGGCACTGGAGCATGCCGGCTATGGCGATCCGGCGCAGGCTGGCGTTGTCAGCGTGCATGCCGGCAGCGGCGCCAACCTCTATCTCACGCGCCAGCTGATGCCGGCGCTGGCGCTGAATGGCAGCCAGGACATCGCCGCTTTCCTCGGCGCGCTCAACGGCAATGACAAGGATTCGCTGGCGACACGCGTGGCCTACAAGCTCGACCTGCGCGGCCCGGCACTGTCGGTGCAGACCGCGTGCTCGACCTCGCTGGTGGCGGTGCACCTGGCCTGCCGTGGCCTGCTCAACCACGAGGCCGATCTGGCGCTGGCCGGCGGCGTGTGGCTGAACCTGCATCAGGGCGAAGGCTACCGCCACCAGCAGGGTGCCATCCTGTCGCCGGACGGCCACTGCCGCGCCTTCGACGAGCAAGCGGCGGGCACCGCCATCGGCAGCGGCGCCGGCGTGGTGGTGCTCAAGCGGCTCACCGATGCGCTGGCCGACGGCGACACCATCCACGCGGTGATCAAGGGCTCGGCGCTGAACAACGATGGCGCCGACAAGGTCGGCTATACCGCGCCCAGCGTGAACGGTCAGGCCGAGGTCATCCTCGCCGCGCAATCGATCGCCGAGGTGCCGGCCGATTCCATCGGCTATGTGGAGGCACATGGCACTGGCACCACGCTGGGCGATCCGATTGAGATCGCGGCGCTGAGCCAAGCCTTCCGTCACAGTACGCCACGGCTGGGTTACTGCGCCCTCGGCTCGGTGAAGACTAACATCGGCCATCTGGACGCCGCAGCCGGCGTCGCCGGCCTCATCAAGACGACGCTGGCGCTGGCGCATCACACGCTGCCGCCCAGCCTCAATTTCCGTCGCGCCAATCCCAATATCGATTTCGCGGCGAGCCCGTTCTATGTCAACACCAGCGCCCGGCCGTGGCCGGCTGGCGCCGCGCCGCGCCGCGCCGGGGTGAGCTCCTTTGGCATGGGGGGCACCAACGTGCATCTGGTACTGGAAGAGGCGCCCGAGCACATGGCCACCCCTGCGGCCGAACGCACGCAGCTGCTGCTGGTGTCCGCACGCAGCGCGGCAGCACGCGATGCTGCCGCGGCGCGCCTGGCCGATGCGCTGGCCGGGCAGCCTGGCCTCGCGCTGCCGGATGTGGCGCACACGCTGCGGCTGGGGCGCAAGCGCTTCGCCCAGCGTACGGTGGTGCTGGCAGACGATCACGCCGGTGCAATCGACGCACTGTGCCACACGCGCACTGGCCAAGCGTATGCCGGCGAGGCATTGTCCGCCGCGCCGGGCCTCGCACTGCTGTTCCCCGGTCAGGGCGCGCAGCACGCCGGAATGGGCGAGGCGCTGTATCGCGACGAGCCGGTGTTCCGTGATGCGATCGACTACTGCTGCGAGCGGCTGCAACCGCAGCTCGGATTGGACCTGCGCACGCTGTTCCACCCGCAGCCGGGTGATGAGGACGCCGCTGCAGCTCAGCTCGGCCAGACTGCATTGACCCAGCCCGCACTGTTCGTGCAGCAGTACGCGCTGGCCCAGCTGTGGCTGAGCTGGGGCGCTCAGCCCGATGCATTGCTCGGGCACAGCATCGGCGAATATGTGGCGGCATGCATTGCCGGCGTGTTCACGCTCGATGATGCGCTGGCCCTGGTCGCCGCCCGTGGCCGCTTGCTGCAGGCCTGCCCGCCCGGCGCCATGCTGGCGGTGGGTCTGCCCGAGCAGTCGCTGCGTACTGCCTTGCCGGCCGGCTGCGATCTGGCGGCGATCAATGCCCCCGACTTGTGCGTGCTCGCCGGGCCCGCCGACGCCATCGACGCCGCCGAGCGCACCTATGCAGCAAACGGTGTGGCGCTGCGCAGGCTGCGCGTGTCGCACGCATTCCACTCTGCGCTGGTAGCGCCCATGCTGGCCGAGTTCGGCGCGCTGCTTGCCGGCATTGCAATGCAGCCACCGCGCATTCCCATCGCTTCGAATGTCACCGGCCGCTGGATCACGCCGGAGCAGGCCTGCGATCCCGCCTACTGGCTGGAGCACCTGAGGGGTACGGTGCGCTTCGCCGATGGCTTGGCCACACTGCTGGCGCGTCCGGACCGCGTCTTGCTGGAAGTGGGGCCGGGAGAAACGCTGACCAGCCTCGCGCGGCGCCACCCGGCGCTGGCCGGCCGGCCGGCGATTGCCAGCCAGTGCCATCCGGACCGTCGCGCGCAGAACGCACGCCAGCCTCTGCGCGCGCTGGCACAGCTGTGGGTGGCGGGCATCGAGCTTGACGTGCTGGCCCGGCATACGGCCGGCATGCGGCGGGTGCCGCTGCCGAGCTATCCATTCGAGCGCGCGTCGTACTGGATCACCCCAGCAGCTGGTGTGGCCGCTGCACCGGCGCGCGAGACGGGCCCCGCTGGCTGGCTGTATGCGCCGCTGTGGCGCCGCGCTGTGCCGCAACCGGATGCCCTGCCAACGGGCGATGGCCCGGTGCTGTTGCTGGCCGATGCGCTCGGCATTGCCACGCAGCTTGCTGCGCGCTGGCGTGCTGCCGGTCGGCGTGTGATCGTGGCGGAGCCAGGTTCCAGGTTTGACCGGGTCGGTGCTGACCATTTCCAGGTACGCGTCGCCGAGCGCAACGACTTTGCGGCGCTGCTGAGCGAGGTCGGCGCCATCACCGATATCGTCCACTTGTGGAGCCTGGATGGCACACAGCGTCGATCAACGGCCGAGCTGTTGGCGCGCGGGTTTCACAGCCTGCTGGCGCTGGCGCAGGCGCTCGATTCGGCAGGGCTCGCCGGGCAGCCGCTGCGGCTGACTGTGCTGGCCGACGGCGTCGAGGATGTCGACGGCAGCGAGCGGCTGTGTGCGGAGAAGGCGACGTTACCGGCCGCGTGCAAGGTGCTGGCGCAGGAATATCCGCACTTGGCCTGCCGGCTGGTCGACGTGATCGCGGCGGCTATGCCGGATGCGGCGTGGCTGGAGGCTGTCTGCACCGAGATGGCCGTGGCCGACGGGCCGTCGCCACTGGCGCTGCGCGGCCGGCATCGCTGGTTCAAGGATTACGAAGCGGTGACTGCCCCGGCGGCGTCCTCGCGGTTGCGCGAGGGCGGTGTCTACCTGATCACGGGCGGCTTGGGCGGCGTGGGGCTGGCACTGGCTCGGCATCTGGCCCGGCGCCATCGGGCGCAACTGGTGCTGCTGGGCCGCAGTGCGCTGCCGCCGCGTGAGCAATGGCCGGCGCTGATTGCCAAGGGCGAGCCCGCGCAGGCGGCACGACTGCAGGCGGTGCTGGATCTGGAAGCCGCTGGTGCCGAGGTACTGGTGCTCGCCGCCGATGTGGCCGATGCATCCGCCTGGCCTGTGGTACTGGCAGCTGTGCGGCAGCGCTTTGACGCGCTGCATGGCGTGATCCACGCGGCGGGCATCGCCGGGGGCGGCATCGCGGCGCAACGCAGTCGCGCGGATGCCGAGGCGGTGCTGGCGCCCAAGCTCGCAGCGCGCGGCCTGCTCGATGCACTCGGTGATGCGCCGCTCGATTTCGTACTGCTGTGCTCATCGCTCAGCGTGCTGACCGGTGGCTTCGGCCAGCTCGATTATTGCGCAGCCAATGGTTTTCTTGATGCGCTGGCTGCGGAAACCACCACGCCACAGCGTCCGGTGCTCACCGTGAATTGGGACGTATGGCGCGGCCTGGGCATGGCAGCGGCGCAGCAATTGCCTGACGGCATTGGCATCGGCGCACACGACGCCGGCCCGCTGCTCGAACAACTGTTGGCCATGCCGGCGGCATCGCAGCTGGCGGTTTCGACCGCACCGCTGCAGCCCTTGCTTGCCGGCCAGCCTTCGCTGGCGCTGGCCGAGCGCCTGGGCGGCGAGACGCCACCGCGTCGCGCCGGCCATCCACGCCCGATGCTCACCACGCCGTTCCTGGCGCCGGAGGAGGGCTTGGAGGCCGACCTTGCCGTGCTCTGGAGCGAATTCCTCGGCATCACCGGAATCGGGGCGGACGACAGCCTGTTCGAGCTCGGCGGCGATTCGCTGCTGGCAATCCAGCTGCTGGCGCGGGTACGGCAGGCCTATGGCGTGGAGTTGCACCCGGGAACGCTGTTCCGCGCGCCGACCATTGCCGCGCTGGCGCGGCAGATCGAAACACACCTGATCGAAGAACTGGAAAACGTGCAGCCGGCCGAGCCGGCGCCACTCGCAGTCTGA